Genomic window (Cenarchaeum symbiont of Oopsacas minuta):
TCAATATCAGGCGGTGTTACAGGTTCTACAGGTCTTTCATCTAGTATAACTCCAGAACCAACAGTGTTGCCATTTATGTCAAATGCATTCCAATTTATTTTAAAATATTCACTATCGGTGTGTATACCAAACTGTATAGATGTGTTTGGTTCCAATACAGTTGCTGCTGTAAATGTAAGTATTCCTGCAGGATTTATTGACGCAATCCAATTGTTATTTATTTTATAAGATCTAAAATCTCCTGAATCTAGCCAAATTGAAAATGACCGAATAGGTACACCGTCAGAATTTTCAACTGTCAAAATAACACTAGTGTCTATGGATTCGCTTGAGACCTCTACTTGTGCCCAAGATTCAGAAACTGATGGAACTGCAAAAAGAACCACAGTTGTTGCTAGTACAAGTCCAAACATGCGTTGAGACATCATATATGACTCACATTTTTGCCTTTGGAGCTTTGTCTATATCAGACTTTGCAGTTATATTTTGATATTCACGTATTCTTTCTGCAATAAGTCTGTAAAGGGAACGCAAGTTGTCCTTTGTACGATCGGTAAGAAACCCTGCCTCATCAGATGCTATTTTTCCACATATGTATCTAGTAATCTCTTCGTTTTCAAATCTCCCCCAATCATCTTCACGTCGATCTTCCCATATGCCTTTCAGACTATCTAATATTCCAATCTCAGATCTAGCTTGTATGTCTTTTGTTTGTACATTCTCATAGCCTTCACGACGTAATTTTATCTCATAGGTCTGATTTACAGCATAGAGGTAATCATCAGGTACTAGATAATCTTCAATTGAATGAACTGGTTTGCTATCTTTTTCATAAAATATAATTTGCGATCTATTAAATCCATTTGCTGTAAGCTGTGCAGATATTTGCATCGATTCTTCACTATTGTCAAGTAGTATGAATGTACGATAATCATGATTTCTATAAAAAATCGATAAAGGTAGAACAGAATTTTTTGTATATGCAGGAACCACGTTTAATGGATTCATCGAGATGTTTGGATCTTGCAAGTATTTATCAAATGAATTCAGATATAGACTATCTGACATTGTCTCTACTATAATTACAGGACGTGAATTTATGCCAATTTCACGATCTACTATAGAACTTACCATGCCGCGTGAGAGACCATACAATATTGGTGTAAGTGTTGCATCGTCTGCATTCCAATAATCATAAAAGATATGGCTCAAGTGTTTTCGTTTGTCAAGTTCAACTACTAGTAGGTTGCCTGGAGTATAATCAAATATCATAAATGGTGAATGTGTAGCATATAGAACTTGATTTGATCCTGCTAGTGATTTTAGCAGATCAGATATTCCCATCTGTTGTGTTGGATGTAGGTTTCGTGCTGGTTCATCAAGTAGCAATATTGCTTCTTTTAGTTCAGCTCTCTGCGTCTCGGCAGCAAAATTTACTATGAATGAAAATGTCCATTTAAATCCCTCAGCACGCCTATTTAATAGGCCAGTATTAGTTATGGTTCCATCATGGTGCACATCAGATATTACCACACTCATTATGTTGCCAGGTTGATAAGTAAGGCTCACATGTATTGGATCTCCCTTCCATGCAGGGTTTAGACGGGATGTAAGTCTGTTACTTGCTGTGTTTAGGAATTTTATAAGTCGAGATGGACTATCATGTAGATTTTCCATCTCTTCTACATCTAGTTCTGCAAGATAAAAGAGGTTTCTTACTGTCTCTGCTTTATCAAATTCTTCCACGTATTCAAGACCACTGTATACTTCACCTTTTGAATTTTTTACGTATTCGTTAAGATTTATGTTTCCATAGATCTTTTTATAATCTGAAAAGTATACGAATCTTGGATGCAGATTTACTGCCACAAAATTTTCCAATGCTTTTCTATCAGTCTTGCCCGAAAGTAGATTTTTGAATTGGTTTGAAGGATTCGAGTATATCTTTTCCCATTCTTGTAATACAAGTGGTTCTTGTGATGCATTAACATGAAATGTGTTGCTAAATTCAGACATT
Coding sequences:
- a CDS encoding ATP-dependent endonuclease, encoding MRAYRCIHDSGEITVGDLAAFIGRNESGKTTILQALTLLNRTEKVSDLDLCDEMTEDLKSEINIVEGEFELTKNEISLIKEKFPNLPNIDRISIIRTNKQDDPIYDFKGLNVSDKTNEEINSWDNFTEKIFAFLDTLPNHIRIQLDTGFFKKIPPETQEEFDTGMSEFSNTFHVNASQEPLVLQEWEKIYSNPSNQFKNLLSGKTDRKALENFVAVNLHPRFVYFSDYKKIYGNINLNEYVKNSKGEVYSGLEYVEEFDKAETVRNLFYLAELDVEEMENLHDSPSRLIKFLNTASNRLTSRLNPAWKGDPIHVSLTYQPGNIMSVVISDVHHDGTITNTGLLNRRAEGFKWTFSFIVNFAAETQRAELKEAILLLDEPARNLHPTQQMGISDLLKSLAGSNQVLYATHSPFMIFDYTPGNLLVVELDKRKHLSHIFYDYWNADDATLTPILYGLSRGMVSSIVDREIGINSRPVIIVETMSDSLYLNSFDKYLQDPNISMNPLNVVPAYTKNSVLPLSIFYRNHDYRTFILLDNSEESMQISAQLTANGFNRSQIIFYEKDSKPVHSIEDYLVPDDYLYAVNQTYEIKLRREGYENVQTKDIQARSEIGILDSLKGIWEDRREDDWGRFENEEITRYICGKIASDEAGFLTDRTKDNLRSLYRLIAERIREYQNITAKSDIDKAPKAKM